One genomic region from Prochlorococcus marinus str. SB encodes:
- a CDS encoding 2Fe-2S iron-sulfur cluster-binding protein, giving the protein MKKTFTVTIKNKETGKVYQEQVNSDHYILKEFEKKGFKLAFSCRNGCCTSCAVKIKSGTLHQPEAMGVSQALKDNGYALLCVAKATSDLEVETTYEDEVYDLQFGQYFGRGNTRVAPPWEFEED; this is encoded by the coding sequence TTGAAAAAGACTTTCACAGTCACGATTAAAAATAAAGAAACCGGAAAGGTCTATCAAGAGCAGGTTAATAGTGACCACTACATACTTAAGGAATTTGAAAAGAAAGGTTTCAAACTTGCATTTTCATGTAGAAATGGTTGCTGTACAAGTTGTGCAGTTAAAATTAAATCTGGTACTTTGCATCAACCTGAAGCCATGGGTGTATCTCAGGCATTAAAAGACAATGGTTATGCACTTCTTTGTGTAGCTAAAGCAACTTCAGATCTTGAGGTAGAAACTACATATGAAGATGAAGTTTACGATTTACAATTTGGACAATATTTTGGCAGGGGAAATACAAGAGTTGCGCCACCTTGGGAATTTGAGGAAGATTAA
- the ribBA gene encoding bifunctional 3,4-dihydroxy-2-butanone-4-phosphate synthase/GTP cyclohydrolase II, whose product MKETSPKSNNGTILDINESFKIEFDPISDALAAIRNGECIIVVDDERRENEGDLICAAQFATPQQINFMATEGRGLICLAMQGEKLDSLDLPLMVDRNTDENQTAFTVSIDAGPEHNVTTGISAEDRAKTIQVAINPNTKPDDLRRPGHIFPLRAKKGGVLKRAGHTEAAVDIAAMSGLYPAGVICEIQNPDGSMSRLPQLKEYAKQWGMKLISIADLISYRFQTERFVFRKSDAVLPSIFGNFKAYGYVNDLDGSEHVALVKQKSSKLSEPVLVRMHSECLTGDAFGSLRCDCRPQLEAALSRIEKEEEGVVVYLRQEGRGIGLINKLKAYSLQDGGLDTVEANEKLGFPADLRNYGVGAQILTDLGIKKLKLLTNNPRKIAGLGGYGIEVIERVPLVICPNDNNAEYLSVKKTKLGHMIDEDNPNSSNIDPFISIFLDGEYKSIDLVPIKNNVIKFCNENNINIKLESTPRLLAFWNRPKLVWRILHDQNRINSNITDEEIKNIELFIQFLSNYQNSTKIGIIVSRNIEQALHPKNNIKLIHTKFTINNELLYSSTRKFNLDKETFSVVFEG is encoded by the coding sequence ATGAAAGAAACAAGTCCCAAATCAAATAATGGAACAATTTTGGATATAAATGAATCTTTTAAAATTGAATTTGATCCTATCAGCGATGCGTTGGCTGCTATAAGAAATGGTGAATGCATAATTGTTGTAGATGATGAAAGAAGAGAAAATGAAGGAGATTTAATATGTGCGGCTCAGTTTGCAACTCCACAGCAAATTAATTTTATGGCTACTGAGGGCCGTGGTCTTATATGCCTAGCGATGCAAGGTGAAAAACTTGATTCATTAGATTTACCATTAATGGTAGATAGAAATACTGATGAAAATCAAACAGCTTTTACAGTTTCAATTGATGCTGGACCTGAACATAATGTTACTACAGGAATTTCCGCTGAAGACAGGGCAAAGACAATACAAGTTGCTATAAATCCAAATACAAAACCTGATGATTTAAGGAGGCCAGGACATATATTTCCATTAAGAGCAAAAAAAGGTGGAGTATTAAAAAGGGCAGGTCATACCGAAGCGGCAGTAGATATTGCTGCAATGTCAGGTCTTTATCCCGCTGGAGTTATTTGTGAAATACAAAATCCTGACGGTTCTATGTCAAGACTCCCTCAACTAAAAGAGTATGCAAAACAGTGGGGAATGAAATTAATATCAATAGCTGATCTAATAAGTTATCGGTTTCAAACTGAGAGATTTGTATTTAGAAAATCTGATGCTGTTCTTCCAAGTATTTTTGGTAATTTCAAAGCTTATGGATATGTTAATGATCTAGATGGTTCAGAGCACGTTGCATTAGTTAAACAAAAATCTTCGAAATTAAGTGAACCTGTACTTGTAAGAATGCATTCAGAGTGCTTAACTGGCGATGCTTTTGGATCATTGCGTTGTGATTGCAGACCCCAGTTAGAGGCGGCTTTATCAAGGATAGAAAAGGAGGAAGAGGGGGTTGTTGTTTACTTGAGACAAGAAGGTAGAGGTATTGGTCTAATAAATAAATTAAAAGCATATAGTTTACAAGATGGTGGATTAGACACTGTTGAAGCTAATGAAAAATTAGGTTTTCCAGCTGATCTTAGAAATTATGGAGTTGGAGCACAGATATTAACCGACCTAGGGATAAAAAAATTAAAATTACTTACAAACAATCCTAGAAAGATTGCTGGATTAGGTGGTTATGGAATAGAGGTTATTGAGAGAGTTCCATTAGTAATTTGTCCAAACGATAATAATGCAGAATATTTAAGTGTAAAAAAAACGAAATTAGGCCACATGATTGATGAAGATAATCCAAATTCCAGTAATATTGATCCATTTATTTCAATTTTTCTTGACGGAGAATATAAATCTATTGATCTAGTTCCAATAAAAAATAATGTTATTAAATTCTGTAATGAAAATAACATCAATATTAAACTAGAGAGTACACCAAGATTATTGGCTTTTTGGAATCGACCAAAATTAGTATGGCGAATTTTGCATGATCAGAATAGAATCAATTCCAACATTACTGATGAAGAAATAAAAAATATAGAATTATTTATTCAGTTTTTATCCAATTATCAAAATAGTACAAAGATTGGAATTATTGTTTCTAGAAATATTGAACAGGCATTACACCCAAAAAATAACATAAAATTAATCCATACTAAATTTACTATTAATAATGAATTATTATATTCATCTACAAGAAAATTTAATCTGGATAAAGAGACATTTAGTGTTGTTTTTGAAGGCTAA
- a CDS encoding peptidylprolyl isomerase, producing MTTALFETEVGSINVEFFPDDAPNTVKNFTKLISDGFYDGLAFHRVIPGFMAQGGCPNTRDGASGMPGTGGPGYNIKCEINSNKHLKGSLSMAHAGKDTGGSQFFIVYEPQPHLDGVHTVFGKTDDMDVVLKLTNGSKILKATLK from the coding sequence ATGACAACTGCATTATTTGAGACAGAAGTTGGAAGCATTAATGTTGAATTTTTCCCTGACGACGCACCAAATACAGTTAAAAACTTCACGAAGTTGATTAGTGATGGTTTTTATGATGGTTTAGCATTTCACAGGGTTATTCCTGGATTTATGGCTCAGGGTGGATGTCCAAATACTCGTGATGGAGCATCTGGTATGCCAGGAACTGGAGGACCTGGATATAATATTAAATGTGAAATCAATTCCAATAAACATCTAAAAGGTTCACTTTCAATGGCTCATGCAGGAAAAGATACAGGAGGTAGTCAGTTTTTTATAGTTTATGAACCACAGCCTCATCTTGATGGAGTTCATACTGTTTTTGGTAAGACAGATGATATGGATGTAGTGCTAAAACTCACTAATGGGTCAAAAATTCTAAAAGCAACTTTAAAATAG
- a CDS encoding DnaJ C-terminal domain-containing protein, with protein MVILGTMIHGTMTTSSKKDYLSILGLSPDFDDKELKKAFRREARKWHPDLNKNDLNAEERFKLINQAYEYLRDPNIRKNSSDEKNIKDDYENNFKTGFPDFQDYLDSLFGYEYSPKNYEEYDDERFEDEFRNTDNDEFNNFQYPTTSPEEPPPVKLHQDIETVIELTPDEALIGASILIELEDETVVEVDTPPFAGDGWRLRLENIARGGKDHYLQLKVQTESGLRIDGLRVLYKLELFPHDALLGCAVQVPTLDGNVTLQVPPKSSTGRMLRLKGRGLTFEDNVGDQYVEIMVVIPADINDEEIALYTRLQELSLSDS; from the coding sequence ATGGTAATTCTAGGGACGATGATCCATGGGACAATGACTACTTCCTCTAAAAAAGACTATTTGTCGATTTTGGGTTTATCCCCTGATTTTGATGATAAAGAACTTAAAAAGGCTTTTAGAAGAGAAGCAAGAAAATGGCATCCCGATTTAAATAAAAATGATCTTAATGCAGAAGAAAGATTTAAATTAATTAACCAAGCATACGAATATCTTCGTGATCCGAATATAAGAAAAAATAGTTCGGATGAAAAAAATATCAAGGATGATTACGAAAATAATTTCAAGACAGGTTTTCCTGATTTTCAAGATTATCTTGATTCATTATTTGGATATGAATACTCTCCAAAGAACTATGAGGAATATGATGATGAACGATTTGAGGATGAATTCAGAAATACAGATAATGATGAATTTAACAATTTTCAATACCCAACAACTTCTCCAGAAGAGCCGCCTCCAGTAAAACTCCACCAAGATATTGAAACAGTTATTGAACTAACTCCTGATGAGGCCTTAATTGGAGCTTCAATTTTAATTGAGCTTGAAGATGAAACTGTAGTAGAAGTTGATACACCACCTTTTGCTGGAGATGGATGGAGATTAAGACTTGAAAATATTGCAAGAGGAGGTAAGGATCATTATCTACAGTTAAAAGTTCAAACGGAAAGTGGTCTAAGAATTGACGGTTTAAGAGTTCTTTATAAATTAGAGTTATTTCCTCATGATGCTCTTCTTGGTTGTGCAGTACAGGTTCCTACCCTTGATGGAAATGTCACACTTCAAGTCCCACCAAAATCATCTACGGGCAGAATGTTACGTTTGAAAGGGAGAGGTTTAACTTTTGAAGATAATGTAGGTGATCAATATGTTGAAATCATGGTAGTGATACCTGCTGACATTAATGATGAAGAAATTGCTTTATATACAAGATTACAAGAATTATCACTTTCTGATTCTTAA
- the dnaK gene encoding molecular chaperone DnaK — translation MGQIVGIDLGTTNSVVGVIDAGRPIVIANSEGSRTTPSIVGFTKDKEIVIGDQARRQLVLNPKNTFYNLKRFIGSDWDELDENSISVPYNVKANTNGSVRVLSPNTEREYAPEELVSSLIRKLINDAETYLGDTVDSAVITVPAYFNESQRQATKDSAILAGIKVDRILNEPTAAALAYGFEKSSSNNVLVFDLGGGTFDVSLLKISNGVFDVKATCGDTQLGGNNFDSKIVDWLAEKFLVKHEIDLRRDRQALQRLTEAAEKAKCELSGLQKTKISLPFITTSKEGPLHIEETLDRKIFESLSQDLLDRLLEPVQIALDDSGWNAEDIDEVVLVGGSTRIPMVQQLVKTLVPNDPCQSVNPDEVVAVGAAIQSGIISGDLQDLLLNDVTPLSLGLETIGGLMKVLIPRNTPIPVRQSDVFSTSEANQSSVVVQVRQGERPLASENKSLGKFRLSGIPPAPRGIPQVQVAFDIDANGLLEVSATDRTTGRKQTVTISGGSNLNEQEINSIIEEAKIKANEDRKIRTVIDRRNSALTLIAQAERRLRDASLEFGPYGAERQQRAVELAIQDVEEYIDDDDPQELELSVSALQEALFGLNRKFAAEKKSDNNPLQSIKNTFGSLKDELFSDDYWDDDPWDNQMNRNYRNSRYGNSRDDDPWDNDYFL, via the coding sequence ATGGGGCAAATAGTTGGAATTGATTTAGGTACTACTAACTCTGTTGTAGGAGTGATAGATGCTGGACGTCCAATTGTTATTGCAAATTCTGAGGGTTCTAGAACTACACCTTCAATAGTTGGATTTACAAAAGACAAGGAAATCGTAATAGGAGACCAAGCGAGGAGACAACTTGTTCTAAATCCTAAGAATACCTTTTATAACCTTAAACGATTTATTGGTAGTGACTGGGATGAATTAGATGAGAATAGTATTTCTGTTCCTTATAACGTTAAGGCAAATACCAATGGAAGCGTTAGGGTTCTTAGTCCAAATACAGAAAGAGAGTATGCACCGGAAGAATTAGTGAGCTCATTGATTAGAAAATTAATTAATGATGCTGAAACTTATCTTGGAGATACTGTTGATTCTGCAGTTATTACTGTCCCTGCTTATTTTAATGAATCTCAAAGGCAAGCTACAAAGGATTCTGCAATATTGGCTGGTATTAAAGTAGATAGAATTTTAAATGAACCTACTGCTGCTGCTCTAGCTTATGGCTTTGAAAAAAGTTCTTCTAATAATGTTTTGGTTTTTGATTTAGGAGGAGGAACATTTGATGTTTCATTATTGAAAATTTCAAATGGTGTATTTGATGTTAAAGCCACTTGTGGTGATACCCAGCTAGGAGGAAACAATTTTGATTCAAAAATAGTTGATTGGCTTGCAGAAAAATTTCTAGTTAAACATGAAATTGATCTAAGAAGGGATAGACAAGCTTTACAGAGATTAACTGAGGCTGCTGAAAAAGCTAAATGTGAATTGTCAGGATTACAAAAAACAAAAATATCTTTACCATTTATCACAACAAGTAAAGAGGGACCGTTACATATTGAAGAAACCTTAGATAGAAAAATATTTGAATCTTTATCACAAGATTTACTTGATAGATTACTGGAGCCTGTGCAAATAGCTTTAGATGATTCTGGATGGAATGCAGAAGATATTGATGAGGTAGTTCTTGTAGGTGGCAGCACAAGAATCCCAATGGTTCAACAATTAGTAAAGACTCTTGTTCCAAATGATCCTTGTCAATCTGTTAATCCTGATGAAGTCGTAGCAGTTGGAGCTGCGATACAATCTGGAATTATTAGTGGTGATTTACAAGATTTACTATTAAATGACGTTACTCCCTTATCTTTAGGTTTAGAAACTATTGGTGGTCTTATGAAGGTACTCATTCCTCGTAATACGCCAATACCAGTTAGACAATCTGATGTTTTTAGTACTTCCGAAGCTAATCAATCATCAGTTGTTGTTCAAGTACGGCAGGGAGAAAGGCCTTTAGCCTCTGAAAATAAATCACTTGGAAAATTTAGACTATCAGGAATACCTCCAGCTCCAAGAGGAATACCGCAAGTCCAGGTAGCTTTTGATATTGATGCTAATGGTCTTTTAGAGGTAAGTGCAACTGATAGAACAACAGGAAGAAAGCAAACAGTTACAATCTCTGGAGGCTCTAATTTAAATGAACAAGAAATAAATTCGATAATTGAAGAAGCCAAAATAAAAGCTAATGAAGATAGGAAGATAAGAACTGTAATTGATAGAAGAAATAGTGCTTTAACTCTTATTGCGCAAGCAGAGAGAAGACTTAGGGATGCTTCATTAGAATTTGGTCCTTATGGTGCAGAAAGGCAGCAACGAGCTGTTGAATTAGCCATTCAAGATGTTGAAGAGTATATTGATGACGATGATCCTCAAGAATTAGAACTTTCAGTAAGTGCCCTACAAGAAGCATTATTCGGTTTAAACAGAAAATTTGCTGCTGAAAAGAAATCTGATAATAATCCTCTACAGAGCATTAAAAATACATTTGGATCATTAAAGGATGAACTTTTTTCAGATGATTATTGGGATGATGATCCTTGGGATAATCAAATGAATAGAAATTATAGAAATTCGAGGTATGGTAATTCTAGGGACGATGATCCATGGGACAATGACTACTTCCTCTAA
- a CDS encoding DUF3110 domain-containing protein, with protein MDIFVLLYNSGTGKEGIHSIELKGRTIVLMFEEQDDATRYCGLLEAQDFPLPTVEMINIEEIKDFCIKLDYEYKLVQKNFVPKTPEDRLLISPPQKNLEIENWEEDKNSKNDNIDINTIKENLEKLL; from the coding sequence ATGGACATATTTGTTCTTTTATATAATTCAGGAACAGGCAAGGAAGGAATTCATTCAATCGAACTAAAGGGAAGGACAATTGTTCTCATGTTTGAAGAACAGGATGATGCAACAAGATATTGTGGTCTACTAGAAGCTCAAGATTTTCCTTTGCCAACAGTTGAAATGATCAACATAGAGGAAATTAAAGATTTTTGTATTAAATTAGATTATGAATACAAATTAGTACAAAAGAATTTTGTACCTAAAACACCAGAAGATAGGTTATTAATTTCACCACCCCAGAAAAACCTAGAAATTGAAAATTGGGAGGAAGACAAAAATAGCAAAAATGATAATATTGATATAAATACCATTAAGGAAAACCTTGAAAAGTTGCTTTAG
- the htpG gene encoding molecular chaperone HtpG: protein MEKGEIRINTENIFPIIKKAVYSDHEIFLRELVSNGVDAISKRRMASMAGDCENTEEAQVKITINREKNTLTISDNGIGMNDEEIKKYINQVAFSSAEEFLTKYKKDNDEFIGHFGLGFYSSFMVADRVDILTKSAIGESKAFKWSCDGSPNFTLEESERETIGTDVILHLLEEEKEFIEPERIKSLIKKYCDFMPIDVLLEGETLNKKNPPWRKQPSELKDEDYIELYKYLYPFQGDPLLWIHLNTDYPYDIQGILYFPKLSGRADWEKGEIKLFCNQVFVSDSIKEIVPKYLLPLRGVIDSTDIPLNVSRSALQTDRKVRSISSFISKKIANKLKDLIKNSPEFYAEIWDSISAFIKIGAIEDEKFADLVNNSIIFETILNSEKDVTKDIENKSLIKSNDKYFTTLANYKERNKLTDSKKIIYCSDLIAQSSALNICLSDNKEVIKSDPLIDSQILPWLESKKEDYQFQRVDSEINELEEKESKEIVDKDGKSNSDNLRDTIVKALNNEKVTVKVQSLSSKDAPPAMILLPEQMRRINDMGAYMEQKMPGLPEYHVLLINKEHPLIVGLNKITGNKIIIDEKDPIENPLASKIANHVYDMAKLSVGGLDQEQIINLQNNNAELISELLNSTN, encoded by the coding sequence ATGGAAAAAGGCGAAATTCGTATTAATACCGAAAATATTTTCCCAATTATCAAGAAGGCAGTATATTCTGACCATGAAATCTTTTTAAGAGAACTTGTTAGTAATGGTGTTGACGCAATTAGTAAAAGAAGAATGGCCTCTATGGCAGGTGATTGCGAGAATACTGAGGAGGCTCAAGTAAAAATAACAATTAACCGTGAGAAAAATACATTAACAATTTCCGATAATGGAATTGGAATGAATGATGAAGAAATTAAGAAGTACATAAATCAAGTTGCATTTTCTAGTGCTGAAGAATTCCTAACAAAATACAAAAAAGATAATGATGAATTTATAGGTCATTTTGGACTAGGTTTTTATTCAAGTTTCATGGTGGCAGATAGAGTTGATATATTAACTAAGTCGGCAATTGGGGAATCAAAAGCTTTCAAATGGTCTTGTGATGGTTCACCAAATTTCACGTTAGAAGAATCTGAAAGAGAAACAATTGGTACAGATGTTATTCTTCACCTACTTGAAGAAGAAAAAGAGTTTATCGAGCCTGAAAGGATTAAATCACTAATAAAAAAATATTGTGATTTTATGCCAATAGATGTCTTATTAGAAGGAGAGACACTCAATAAGAAAAATCCTCCTTGGAGAAAACAACCTAGTGAATTAAAAGATGAAGATTATATTGAGTTATATAAATACCTTTATCCTTTCCAGGGAGATCCACTCTTATGGATTCATCTAAATACAGATTACCCATATGACATACAAGGAATTTTGTATTTTCCAAAGTTGTCAGGTAGAGCTGATTGGGAAAAGGGAGAAATAAAACTATTTTGCAATCAAGTATTCGTAAGCGATTCAATTAAAGAGATAGTTCCAAAATACCTTTTACCTCTAAGAGGAGTTATTGACTCTACAGATATACCTCTAAATGTTAGTAGAAGTGCATTACAAACAGATAGAAAAGTAAGGTCTATATCATCATTTATCTCAAAAAAAATTGCTAATAAACTGAAGGATTTGATAAAAAATTCTCCAGAATTTTATGCTGAAATTTGGGATTCAATCTCTGCTTTTATTAAAATTGGTGCTATCGAAGATGAAAAATTTGCTGATTTAGTTAATAACAGTATAATTTTCGAAACAATTTTAAATTCAGAGAAAGACGTAACTAAAGATATTGAAAATAAATCCCTCATCAAGTCCAATGATAAATATTTCACAACTCTCGCAAATTACAAAGAGCGGAATAAATTAACTGATTCTAAAAAAATAATTTATTGTTCAGATTTGATTGCACAATCTAGTGCATTAAATATCTGTTTATCTGATAACAAAGAAGTTATTAAATCTGATCCCTTAATTGACTCACAAATTCTTCCATGGCTGGAAAGTAAAAAAGAAGATTATCAATTCCAAAGAGTAGATTCAGAAATAAATGAACTAGAAGAAAAAGAATCTAAAGAAATTGTAGATAAGGATGGCAAATCAAATTCAGATAATCTTAGAGATACGATAGTTAAGGCCCTTAACAATGAGAAAGTAACAGTTAAAGTGCAGTCACTTTCAAGTAAAGATGCTCCACCAGCGATGATCTTGCTTCCAGAACAAATGAGAAGAATTAATGATATGGGTGCTTACATGGAACAAAAGATGCCTGGCTTACCTGAATATCATGTGCTCTTAATTAACAAAGAACATCCACTTATTGTTGGTCTTAATAAAATCACAGGCAACAAAATAATTATTGATGAAAAAGATCCTATTGAGAATCCATTAGCTTCTAAAATTGCTAATCATGTCTACGATATGGCTAAGCTTTCCGTTGGTGGATTAGATCAAGAACAGATAATTAATTTACAAAATAATAATGCCGAATTAATTTCAGAATTACTTAATTCAACAAATTGA
- a CDS encoding inositol monophosphatase family protein — protein MFELSEIEELANQVNLSILYEIAKNSAQIGNEILKVNYNKIQKISSKGRKGDLVTNVDLEVENKIKEYLLEKTPNISINAEESGKLTKSSDLTWCIDPLDGTTNYSHGYPFFGTSIGLVYKNKPIIGAISVPYLNELYSACIGLGSFCNDSELKVSNPSNLSDSLLVTGFSYDRFETEDNNYAEFCYLTHKTRGVRRGGAAAVDLAFVAAGKVDGYWERGLEAWDLAAGAIIVKEAGGIISDYPSGEFNLSSGRILACSPSLENEIKNELDKVSPFKKNLYT, from the coding sequence ATGTTTGAATTAAGTGAAATAGAGGAACTTGCAAATCAAGTAAACTTATCCATTTTGTATGAAATAGCCAAGAATTCCGCTCAAATTGGTAATGAAATTTTAAAAGTTAATTACAATAAAATTCAGAAAATATCATCAAAGGGTAGAAAAGGTGATCTAGTTACCAATGTAGATTTGGAAGTTGAAAATAAAATAAAAGAATATTTATTAGAAAAGACACCAAACATATCTATAAATGCAGAGGAATCGGGTAAATTAACCAAATCTTCGGATTTAACGTGGTGTATAGACCCATTAGACGGTACAACAAATTATTCCCATGGATATCCTTTTTTTGGGACTTCTATTGGTCTTGTGTATAAAAATAAGCCAATAATAGGCGCTATATCAGTACCTTATTTAAATGAACTATATTCAGCGTGTATAGGTTTAGGCTCATTCTGCAATGATAGTGAACTTAAAGTATCGAATCCTTCTAATCTTTCTGATAGTCTACTTGTAACTGGTTTTTCTTATGACAGATTTGAGACAGAGGATAATAATTATGCTGAATTTTGTTATTTAACACATAAAACTAGAGGCGTTAGAAGAGGAGGTGCAGCAGCAGTTGATCTAGCATTTGTTGCGGCAGGTAAGGTAGATGGATATTGGGAAAGAGGATTGGAGGCATGGGACCTAGCGGCCGGTGCTATTATTGTTAAAGAGGCTGGTGGTATTATTTCTGATTATCCATCAGGCGAATTTAATTTAAGTTCAGGAAGAATTTTAGCTTGTTCTCCCAGCCTTGAGAATGAAATAAAAAATGAACTAGATAAAGTTTCTCCATTTAAAAAAAATCTCTATACCTAA
- a CDS encoding ATP phosphoribosyltransferase regulatory subunit, translating to MSDIKEIKLVDVKNNSNIINNLNSIYKLWGYEEVSPSFINTLQTIKGRGVIDENQVVGIVSNNSLCLRPEMTTSIVKLSSTRLINKKRPIRLFTNGMVFDKKQNNKNSFKLQEKLQSGIELIGYDTKYPEIEVINILFDSIDNINLKDGCNLFLLVSTTKIMDLILNKYKNNNFEEIKKSLVNFDQDNLSKLGIDEDDKYILKDLLFTRGEPIAILKKLKTIYGTSKTLDDLNFLFETLSKISNKYGVKLQLDPTFQPHLNLYEGIVFQLIGDNGKNKSVIAKGGRYDELVRSFSPNEKIFNGIGFTISVDILRNLIKEEKTDKKKILLMFKDSYLLEKGMNEQKEQQKKGNIAVLHLNPCDDLAKANQIMKENNCSEILWVK from the coding sequence ATGTCAGATATAAAGGAAATTAAATTAGTCGATGTAAAAAATAATTCAAATATTATTAATAATTTAAATAGTATTTATAAACTTTGGGGATATGAAGAGGTTTCACCCTCATTTATAAATACTTTACAAACCATAAAAGGCCGTGGCGTTATTGATGAAAATCAGGTTGTAGGAATAGTAAGTAATAATTCATTATGTCTTAGGCCAGAAATGACAACATCTATTGTTAAATTGTCATCTACTAGATTAATAAATAAGAAAAGACCTATAAGATTATTCACCAATGGAATGGTTTTTGATAAAAAACAAAATAATAAAAATTCATTTAAGTTACAAGAAAAATTGCAGAGTGGAATTGAATTAATTGGATATGATACAAAATACCCAGAGATTGAAGTTATTAATATTTTGTTTGATTCAATCGATAATATTAATTTGAAGGATGGTTGTAATTTATTTCTACTAGTAAGCACCACAAAAATAATGGACTTGATACTGAACAAATATAAGAATAATAATTTTGAAGAAATTAAGAAAAGTCTGGTTAATTTTGATCAAGATAATTTATCTAAATTAGGAATAGATGAAGATGATAAATATATTCTTAAAGATCTTTTATTCACACGAGGAGAGCCAATTGCAATATTAAAAAAATTAAAAACTATATATGGTACTAGTAAAACATTAGATGACTTAAATTTTTTATTTGAAACATTATCAAAAATATCAAATAAATATGGTGTTAAATTACAACTTGATCCCACTTTTCAACCTCACTTGAATTTATATGAAGGAATAGTTTTTCAACTAATAGGGGATAATGGTAAAAATAAAAGCGTCATCGCAAAAGGTGGAAGATATGATGAATTAGTAAGATCATTTAGTCCTAATGAGAAAATATTTAATGGGATTGGATTTACAATTTCAGTAGACATTTTAAGAAATTTAATTAAGGAAGAAAAGACAGATAAAAAAAAGATTTTATTGATGTTTAAAGATTCTTATTTGTTAGAAAAAGGTATGAATGAACAAAAAGAACAACAAAAAAAAGGAAACATTGCCGTCTTACATTTAAATCCATGTGATGACTTGGCTAAAGCCAATCAAATTATGAAAGAAAACAATTGTAGTGAGATTTTGTGGGTTAAATAA